The following proteins come from a genomic window of Pleuronectes platessa chromosome 2, fPlePla1.1, whole genome shotgun sequence:
- the nat8l2 gene encoding N-acetyltransferase 8-like 2 has translation MQLVIRRYRPSDRDTVLTLFSNAILEHIYPCFQTSMTRPHFLAFTLALCAAGYHLGSVFGAVLLPGLWMGLVYYSCNKIYAGYVSMRLKTDMQDIPGNFLSRPDDCFWVAEAEIDGRDQIMGTVAVVAKQSGKEKYGELHRMIISPECRRVGLGSRMTQTALDFCKERGFSKVALETSSIQTPAVALYKKLGFCHVLSGIKPEAPSWVLMLANVSVLQMEKQL, from the coding sequence ATGCAGCTGGTGATCCGTCGGTACCGTCCCTCAGACAGGGACACAGTGCTCACTCTGTTCAGCAATGCTATTTTGGAGCACATCTACCCGTGTTTTCAAACCAGCATGACCAGGCCTCACTTCCTCGCCTTCACCCTGGCTCTGTGCGCTGCTGGCTACCACCTCGGCTCTGTGTTCGGGGCTGTGTTGTTACCAGGACTCTGGATGGGCCTTGTCTATTATAGCTGTAATAAGATATATGCCGGCTATGTCAGTATGAGACTCAAGACGGACATGCAGGACATCCCTGGGAACTTCCTGAGCAGACCGGATGACTGTTTCTGGGTGGCTGAGGCTGAGATCGATGGCAGGGACCAGATTATGGGTACAGTTGCTGTGGTAGCTAAACAAAGTGGGAAAGAAAAGTACGGGGAACTGCACAGAATGATCATCTCACCAGAGTGCAGACGGGTTGGCCTGGGCTCCAGGATGACTCAGACTGCGCTTGACTTCTGTAAGGAACGAGGCTTCTCCAAAGTGGCTCTGGAGACCAGCTCCATCCAGACACCCGCTGTGGCCCTGTACAAGAAACTGGGGTTCTGCCATGTCCTGTCGGGCATCAAACCTGAGGCTCCCTCATGGGTTTTAATGCTGGCTAATGTCTCAGTTTTACAAATGGAAAAGCAGCTGTAG